From a region of the Besnoitia besnoiti strain Bb-Ger1 chromosome I, whole genome shotgun sequence genome:
- a CDS encoding WD domain, G-beta repeat-containing protein (encoded by transcript BESB_009160), with protein sequence MVKAYLRYAHEEAFGLIASPHANVSFFSPASSPATRPSAPYVLTCSGASVLLWSSNRQCQLACFVPPAASTAHYAARLALSSSHSHLAVGYSDGSVLVWETPSASALAALPSGAQPLKSAPLLTLRGHRSAVTALCWGFAGEETNHFFAGGAAARTADASFETLLVSASADGDIIVWDRVAGVGLHRLHGHAAPVTQVVALRRRVRRGNFAESVANAQAEPKKRRRNGANNAEAEDGEASDAQTVRRKSRGSVAEAADAAGAGSAALEAESGGGDSREGRTGDHTLPGSGLLLISCGKDGLLKIWDADLELCLQTVVDTLAGASGAGEACSLAVNRQQTRLVVGCSDHMLRVYALHGFCASSSRSSAPSAKHGESDSAEGALVNPHTGLRCVASFLGFLKRPAGGQKKTTCMHFLAWGGAARELGDHDANEGDEEEEEDEGGVLVVGSGNSRAIEIFKVCGEAERKRRMKRRKKRAEEKKKKRDQKLREAPSAHVSLEEEEDKEADSAERVTDEFVFLSRLHTASVIKAFHLQGARSPHKGAPSERQTGKKASKAKAQTRGTEKQIEVVLGLADNAFEVWRVDVQCLADRLAQKESETGGSKQDTDAFFKQLSRVSVAGHRGTLRQLAVSHDSSYLLSIADEGFKVWTTHSRQCVKSVIVDLPLCGFFVAGNDHVVVGTKGGDLLLYDVGACAVRQHLAQAHGGAVNALAEHPKHTGFASISADKSVKLFVFHLASDEADEPRAKKASASFLQCRQVGSVPLPDQGIDVRYTMNGKFLICALLDMTILVFYADTCKLFLSLYGHHLPVLSLSVSSDSTLLATGSADKTVKIWGLDFGNIQQSLLAHDDAVTQVVFLFGTHYLLSASADASLKLWDVDRRACLVSILPSVSHSPLRCLVASQDGDRIFAADATRLLQSWRRTGEQMFAEEEEERRWEENAEREALREDAVLTSTATSATVVMDRASKRTMESVRSTERLMEVLDEAREQQEADEAYASALLAWERRRRELKKKTGSKDEGGFSFGEDREDERPIEGLPPRPAPPPGRVELMRRTAVEHVLRALATLKAGDTFEVLVALPFEYAYRLLEFLVAHLSLFHVLVTAGERPRAPESSKKRRRMTAEESEATADAKTAKDAVLCLCPIESAARVALILVQLHFRLFLASPKQRQLLARLQRCLRPLLVRERDRMRFNNAALTFLQRQMQQERFQALPDVGAPTSKQGAQKSVRKA encoded by the exons ATGGTGAAGGCGTATTTGCGCTACGCCCACGAGGAGGCGTTTGGCCTCATCGCGTCTCCGCACGCGAAcgtttctttcttctctcctgctTCCTCCCCTGCGACTCGGCCTTCCGCACCCTACGTGCTGACCTGCAGCGGGGCGTCGGTGCTTCTCTGGAGCTCCAACCGCCAGTGTCAGCTTGCGTGTTTcgtgccgccggcggcctcgacggcCCACTacgctgcgcgtctggcgctttcctcttcgcaCTCGCACCTCGCAGTGGGCtacagcgacggcagcgtgTTGGTCTGGGAGACGccgtcggcctccgcgctcgcggcgctgccctctgGTGCCCAGCCGCTGaagtctgcgccgctgctcacGCTCCGCGGCCACCGCAGCGCAGTCACGGCGCTCTGCTGGGGCTTCGCGGGTGAAGAGACGAATCACTTTTTCGCggggggggctgcggcgcgcaccgCGGACGCAAGCTTTGAGACGCTTCTCGTGTCCGCATCCGCCGACGGAGACATCATCGTCTGGGAccgcgtcgcgggcgtcgggCTCCACAGGCTCCACGGGCACGCCGCACCCGTCACGCAGGTGGTCGCCCTGCGCCGTCGAGTCCGCAGAGGGAACTTTGCGGAGAGCGTCGCGAACGCGCAAGCCGagccgaagaagcgaaggcgaaacgGCGCGAATAACGCGGAGGCtgaagacggagaggcgagcgacgcgcagacggtGCGCCGCAAGTCCAGGGGCTCCGTAGCcgaagctgcagacgccgcgggggccggttctgcggcgctggaggcggagagcggaggaggcgactcGCGCGAAGGGAGAACGGGCGACCACACGCTCCCCGGCTCCGGGTTGCTTCTCATCTCCTGTGGAAAGGACGGACTCTTGAAAATCTGGGACGCCGACCTCGAGCTCTGTCTGCAGACCGTAGTCGAcacgctcgccggcgcctcaggcgccggcgaggcttGCAGCCTCGCGGTGAACCGCCAGCAG aCGCGCCTCGTGGTCGGGTGCAGCGACCACATGCTGCGCGTCTACGCGCTGCACGGCTTctgtgcgtcgtcgtcgcggtcttcggcgccgtcggcgaagcatggagagagcgacagcgcggagggcgctcTGGTGAATCCTCACACCGGCCTGCGCTGCGTGGCATCGTTTCTCGGGTTCCTCAAGCGCCCCGCTGGCGgccagaagaagacgacctGCATGCACTTCCTCGCgtggggaggcgcggcgagagagctgGGCGACCACGACGCGAACGAgggagatgaagaagaggaggaagacgagggaggcgtGTTGGTCGTCGGCAGCGGCAACAGCCGCGCCATAGAGATCTTCAAggtctgcggcgaggcggagcgcaAGAGACGGATGAAGCGCCGGAAGAagcgcgccgaagagaagaaaaagaagcgagaccagaagctgcgcgaggcgcccagcGCTCATGTGAgcctcgaggaggaagaggacaaGGAAGCAGACAGTGCCGAACGCGTCACCGACGagttcgtcttcctctcgcgacTCCACACCGCCAGCGTCATCAAGGCTTTCCATCTGCAAGGAGCACGCAGCCCCCACAAAGGCGCGCCCTCTGAGCGCCAAACTGGGAAAAAAGCGAGCAAGGCGAAAGCCCAGACGCGAGGCACAGAAAAACAAATCGAAGTGGTGTTGGGCCTAGCGGACAATGCCTTCGAAGTTTGGAGAGTCGACGTCCAGTGCCTCGCCGACCGACTGGCTCAGAAG gagagcgagacgggcgGCAGCAAGCAGGACACCGATGCGTTTTTCAAGCAgctctcgcgtgtctccgtCGCAGGGCACCGAGGCACGCTGCGCCAGCTGGCTGTCAGCCACGACAGCTCCTATCTGCTCTCCATCGCAGACGAG ggcTTCAAGGTCTGGACGACGCACTCGAGGCAATGTGTGAAGAGCGTCATCGTCGACTTGccgctctgcggcttcttcgtcgccg GAAACGACCACGTGGTGGTGGGGACGAAGGGCGGCGACCTGCTTCTGTACGACGTGGGCGCGTGCGCTGTGCGGCAGCACCTCGCGCAGGCCCACGGAGGAGCCGTCAATGCGCTCGCGGAGCACCCCAAGCACACAGG TTTCGCGTCGATTTCTGCGGACAAGAGCGTCAAGTTGTTCGTCTTTCACctggcgagcgacgaggcggacgagccgagggcgaagaaggcgtcggcgtccttcTTGCAGTGTCGGCAAGTGGGCAGCGTGCCCCTGCCCGATCAGGGTATCGACGTTCGCTACACGATGAACGGCAAGTTTCTGATTTGCGCGCTGCTGGACATGACGATTCTCGTCTTCTACGCCGACACCTGCAAGCTATTCCTCTCGCTGTACGGACACCACCTCCccgtcctctcgctctcggtCTCCTCAGACAGCACACTGCTCGCGACCGGCAGCGCAGACAAAACTGTGAAAATCTGGGGACTCGACTTCGGCAACATTCAACAGAGTCTCCTAGCGCACGACGACGCCGTCACTCAG gttgtctttctcttcggCACACACTACCTgctgtcggcgtctgcggacgccTCGCTGAAGCTGTGGGACGTGGATCGGCGGGCGTGTCTGGTCTCGATTCTGCCCTCGGTGTCGcactcgccgctgcgctgcctggTCGCCAGCCAGGACGGCGACCGCAtcttcgccgcggacgccacgcggctgctgcagtccTGGCGCCGCACAGGGGAGCAGATGttcgcagaagaagaggaagaacgaCGCTGGGAAGAgaacgccgagcgcgaggccctcCGCGAGGACGCCGTCCTCACCAGCACCGCCACCAGCGCGACCGTCGTCATGGATCGAGCCAGCAAACGCACCATGGAGTCCGTCCGCTCGACTGAGCGCCTCATGGAG GTTCTCGATgaagcgcgcgagcagcaagaagcagacgaggcgtACGCGTCTGCGTTGCTCGCGtgggagcggcggcggcgcgagctgaagaagaagacgggcTCGAAGGATGAAGGCGGTTTTTCTTTCGGCGAAGACCGCGAGGACGAGCGGCCCATCGagggccttccgccgcgccctgcgccgccgcctgggaGAGTCGAGCTCATGAGGCGCACAGCTGTGGAGCacgtgctgcgcgcgctcgcgacgcTCAAGGCAGGAGACACCTTCGAAgtcctcgtcgcgctgccCTTCGAGTACGCTTACAGG CTTCTTGagttcctcgtcgcccacCTCTCGCTCTTCCACGTGTTAGTGaccgctggcgagcgcccgcgcgcgccggagtcGAGCAAGAAGCGACGGCGGATGACAGCGGAGGAGTCAGAAGCGACAGCGGACGCAAAGACCGCGAAAGACGCGGTCCTCTGCCTGTGCCCAATCGAaagcgccgcccgcgttgCCCTCATTCTCGTGCAGCTTCATTTCAG GCTGTTCCTTGCCTCGCCTAAGCAGCGGCAACTTCTTGCGCGACTGCAgcgctgccttcgccctctgctTGTCCGCGAAAGG GACCGCATGCGCTTCAACAACGCCGCACTGACATTCCTCCAGAGACAGATGCAGCAAGAACGATTTCAGGCTCTCCCCGATGTGGGTGCGCCCACGTCGAAGCAGGGAGCGCAAAAGTCCGTTCGCAAGGCTTAG
- a CDS encoding hypothetical protein (encoded by transcript BESB_009170) — protein MRLLSRGRCLGASLAVFRFFLLPRPPSLPAAPPSPAPPPAAASAYPASAFASFPGSRGLSPALIASEALQQHQEAAAGAALSLPLHLLRLQQQSALAKQQGLAAQAVGGSLSAGGQAGGAISAFLQANRLPQQALAALQQRQLSAQQRSGDTASSGKVHWVQCDRCDKWRVAPFEINATTWVCAQNTWDPRFASCSVPEETNVEPDSPSSSDAADAAPSGAQLPTLASGAGGGASSGVAAAGPAGKGKGAGGGGAAAKSRAARPKKKATPDAPAVAAAAAGAGGPSAGGAVGGAKKGRGGAGAGAARREAGAAGPALPSGAAGPAAGGGVVNISSAASALMAAGLPFSALQHAQTQQLLQHPLLAGSQGPGRGGGGAAGLFASKRSPSLAPAASGARAGDAQLLQQHLLQQHQQLQGQRLLQQIRSYAHGLPGEQAAAAQLVFEHWVQCDACNKWRRAPVEITSEKWFCRMNTWAPHFASCEVPEEHDPEAHDIDPANPLPPAVLARGGARATPKGAAGGREEEDKRGGAQKRQRSAAAGAGRGASSRAKARIDKGGGAAPARARATGPGARGDADAALSSRESLLEGGEEDLKTERGDSGGAEGALASFGGACLPAAATLASLAGFPQGSLGLTASGGLQLPGLPAGAAAAASQFGAVAAALGGVEQASRLLSGVARVSAPQTGVAASPVSAVPSLSSLLPAASALPAAGEETAWPQCASCGKAKRPAEDAGAEERCCCCPNAWEAAPQDAWEAPAEATPEAGVAAAPAQGDGARDSATDSQFANGNPQALPLAAGESELGNAQTTLRGQAGGATSGGSPGLPLLAAGAPLAGSGSQLNPQQRLQILLQMQSAAGALAPAPQANASEGVPLEAETPADAGDGGEKGKAEATQEEEEEKEEGTEDTGNGGRKHEDDEEGGGAGASHGGTGAAGGGTSGGSGRAPAGRQGDGDCGKRGGGSEKGEGGETEGESSPDIDAAEEQRQSSRSHSAVPSVSLSSPSVDVSASSSARPLSGALSASLSSSLTAPSLSSSSPSVAASMASHAVSPLPSVPSLPAATVAPARAVEGALAAMLSSRLGCAGVDGETGSLSPFSSSFLCLLQKELQNAGRGAPSLACAELNGHSPRRGFLAGLSGGRASVVASFSCLLFRDVQRVFLANERSGKA, from the exons ATGCGGTTGTTGTCCCGCGGAAGGTG TCTCGGGGCCTCCCTCGcagtcttccgcttcttcctcctcccccgcccccccagtctccctgcggcgccgccgtcgcctgcgccgccccccgccgcggcttcggcgtaccctgcctccgcgttcgcctccttccctgGCTCTCGAGGCCTCTCCCCCGCTCTCATCGCCtctgaggcgctgcagcaacaccaagaggccgccgccggcgctgcactCTCCCTGCCGCTGCATCTCCTGCGCCTTCAGCAACAGAGTGCGCTCGCCAAACAgcagggcctcgccgcgcaggcggtggGCGGCAGCCTCAGCGCTGGAGggcaggccggcggcgccatTTCTGCGTTCTTGCAAGCGAACCGCCTCCCGCAGCaagctctcgccgcgctccagcagcggcagttgagcgcccagcagcgcagcggagacaccgcCTCCTCGGGGAAAGTCCACTGGGTGCAG TGCGATCGCTGCGACAAGTGGCGGGTGGCGCCGTTCGAGATCAACGCGACGACTTGGGTCTGCGCACAAAACACGTGGGATCCTCGCTTCGCGTCCTGCAGCGTCCCGGAGGAGACCAACGTGGAGCCCGACTCGCCGTCctccagcgacgccgcggacgccgcacCCTCCGGCGCTCAGCTTCCGACCCTCGCttccggcgcgggcggaggtGCTTCCTccggggtcgcggcggcgggtccTGCAGGCAAGGGGAAGGGTGCGGGGGGTGGCGGGGCTGCAGCCAAGTCGCGAGCGGCTCgcccgaagaagaaggcgacgccagacgcgccggctgtcgcggcggcagctgcaggggcTGGCGGGCCTTCTGCGGGGGGGGCGGTCggaggcgcgaagaaaggccgcggcggggctggggcgggagcggcgcggagggaggcaggcgctgcaggccctgcgctgccgagtggcgctgcagggcccgcggcgggcggcggcgttgtGAACATCAGCAGTGCGGCCTCCGCACTGATGGCCGCAGGGCTGCCGttctcggcgctgcagcacgcgcagacgcagcagcttctgcagcatCCGCTCCTGGCGGGCTCGCAGGGGccgggccgcggcgggggcggggcggcggggctgtTCGCTTCCAAGCGCTCGCCGAgtctggcgcccgcggcgtcgggcgcgcgggcgggcgatgcgcagctgctgcagcagcacctgctgcagcagcaccagCAGCTACAAGgtcagcggctgctgcagcagattCGGTCCTACGCGCACGGGCTTCCCGGCGagcaggccgctgcggcgcagctcgtTTTTGAGCACTGGGTGCAGTGCGACGCGTGCAACAAatggcgccgcgcgcccgtcgaGATCACCAGCGAGAAGTGGTTTTGCCGCATGAACACGTGGGCTCCGCACTTTGCCTCCTGCGAGGTCCCGGAGGAACACGACCCTGAAGCCCACGACATCGACCCCGCGAACCCGCTGCCCCCGGCCGTGCtggcccgcggcggcgcccgcgcgaccccgaagggcgccgccggcggccgcgaggaagaagacaagcGCGGAGGTGCGCagaagcgacagaggagcgcggctgctggcgccggacgcggcgccagcagtCGAGCGAAGGCCAGGATCGACAAGGGTGGGGGGGCGgcacccgcgcgcgcgcgggcgacgggccccggcgcgcgcggcgacgcagacgccgccctgTCGTCGCGGGAGTCGCTCctcgagggcggagaagaagacctgAAGACCGAGCGGGGGGATTCGGgtggcgccgagggcgcgctcgcctcgttcggaggcgcctgcctgcctgccgcggcgacgctcgcctccctcgcgggcTTCCCCCAGGGCAGCTTGGGGCTCACTGCCTCCGGCGGCCTCCAACTGCCTGGACTCCCCGcaggtgctgcagctgcagcgtcgcagttcggcgccgtggcggcggcgctgggcggcgtcgaacaggcgtcgcggctcctctccggcgtcgcgcgggtTTCCGCCCCGCAGACGGgggtcgcggcctcgccagtCTCGGCAGTCCCGTCCctgtcgtctctgcttccggcagcctccgcgcttCCGGCGGCGGGTGAGGAAACCGCGTGGCCGCAgtgcgcgagctgcggcaaGGCCAAGCGCCCCGCTGAGGatgcaggcgccgaagagcgctgctgctgctgtcctAACGCgtgggaggcggcgccgcaggacgccTGGGAGGCCCCCGCTGAAGCGACTCCGGAGGCGGgggtcgccgcagcgcctgcccagggcgacggcgcgcgagatAGCGCGACAGACAGCCAGTTCGCGAACGGAAATCCGCAGGcccttcctctcgcggcgggcgaaaGTGAGCTGGGCAACGCACAGACGACCCTCCGCGGGCAAGCTGGGGGAGCGACCAGCGGGGGCAGCCCCGGTCTTccgctcctcgccgcgggaGCTCCTCTCGCTGGGTCCGGTAGCCAGCTGAACCctcagcagcggctgcagatACTTCTTCAGATGCAGAGCGCGGCAGGTGCActcgcccctgcgccgcaggccaACGCATCGGAAGGGGTGCCcctcgaggcggagacgcctgcaGATGCGGGCGACGGGGGGGAGAAGggcaaggcggaggcgacgcaagaggaagaagaagagaaggaagaagggaCGGAAGACACTGGAAACGGCGGCCGAAAgcacgaagacgacgaagagggaggcggcgctggggcCTCCCACGGCGGGACTGGagccgcgggaggcggcacgtctggcggcagcggcagggcTCCGGCCGGCAGGCAAGGGGACGGCGACTGCGGGAAGAGAGGTGGAGGATCTgagaagggcgagggcggcgaaaCGGAGGGCGAGAGCAGCCCAGACATCGATGCGGCAGAAGAGCAACGCCAGAGTTCGCGTTCGCATTCTGCAgtgccctctgtctctctttcgaGTCCGTCAGTGGATgtttcggcgtcttcttccgcgcgtcctctctccggtgcgctttctgcttctctctcctcgtccctCACCGCGCCCTCGCTTTCGTCTTCATCTCCCTCTGTGGCAGCGTCGATGGCCTCGCATGCCGTTTCCCCGCTTCCGTCCGTCCCCTCCCTTCCTGCCGCGACCGTCgcccctgcgcgcgctgtggaaggcgctctcgccgcgaTGCTGAGCTCGCGTTTGggctgcgcgggcgtcgacggagagacaggctctctctcgcccttctcgtcttcgtttctTTGCCTACTGCAAAAGGAGCTCCAAAacgccggtcgcggcgccccctctctcgcct GTGCTGAATTGAACGGTCACTCACCGAGGCGTGGCTTTTTGGCGGGACTTTCTGGGGGGCGGGCGTCTGTCGTCGCTTCATTCTCTTGCCTTCTCTTCAGAGACGTCCAGCGCGTGTTCCTGGCGAACGAGCGGAGTGGAAAGGCCTAA